The DNA window CGACAATGTGGTCGCCCTTCAGCGTAGTCATCAGCCTTCCGTCAACAAACACCGGAGCCTTGGGCTCTTCAAAAGTTCCTGGCAGTGAGATGCCAATGTTGGCATGTTTGGATTCGCCGGGGCCATTTACCACGCAACCCATCACAGCAACTTTTAGCTCTTCGATCCCTGGATACTTGTCTTTCCAGACTGGCATACTCGTGCGCAGATAGCTTTGAATTTGTTCAGCCATTTTCTGGAAGAAAGTGCTGGTAGTACGTCCGCAACCGGGGCAGGCGGTGACTTGCGGAGTGAAGCTGCGTATCCCCAGCGATTGCAGAATCTGCTGGCCGACAAAAACTTCTTCAGCGCGGTTGCCGTTGGGGGCGGGTGTGAGCGATACGCGAATGGTGTCTCCAATGCCTTCTTGCAAAAGCACTGCCAGGCCTGCTGCGCTGCCGACAATCCCCTTGGCGCCCATACCGGCTTCGGTAAGCCCAAGATGGAGCGGGTAATCGCACTTGGAGGCGAGCATGCGGTAAACGTCGATCAGGTCCTGTACGCCGCTGACCTTGGCGCTGAGAATGATGTAGTTATGCGGCAGGCCAAACTCTTCCGCCAGTTCGGCTGAACGCAAGGCGCTTTCGACCATCGCGTCCATGGTGACATCGCGCGCGTCTTTTGGATTGGCGCTGCGGGAGTTCTCGTCCATCATGCGAGTGAGAAGTTGCTGGTCCAGCGAACCCCAGTTCACGCCGATCCGCACCGGCTTGTCATTTTTGACGGCCACTTCAACCATGGCGCGAAAATTGTCATCATTCTTGCGGCCCACGCTTACGTTTCCGGGATTGATGCGGTATTTAGCCAGGGCCTGCGCGCATTCAGGGTATTTCGTCAGCAAAAGATGGCCGTTATAGTGAAAGTCGCCAATGATGGGAACGTGGATGTTTTGCTTTGCCAGTTCTTCAAAAATGGCTGGGACAGCCTGAGCCGCGGCATCGTTATTCACCGTCACGCGGACCATTTCCGAGCCCGCCCGGGCTAGCTGTGCTACCTGCTGCACGGTGGATTGCACGTCCGCCGTGTCAGTGTTTGTCATTGACT is part of the Terriglobia bacterium genome and encodes:
- the ispG gene encoding flavodoxin-dependent (E)-4-hydroxy-3-methylbut-2-enyl-diphosphate synthase yields the protein MAIIQRRKSVTAKIGNVRVGGDAPVVVQSMTNTDTADVQSTVQQVAQLARAGSEMVRVTVNNDAAAQAVPAIFEELAKQNIHVPIIGDFHYNGHLLLTKYPECAQALAKYRINPGNVSVGRKNDDNFRAMVEVAVKNDKPVRIGVNWGSLDQQLLTRMMDENSRSANPKDARDVTMDAMVESALRSAELAEEFGLPHNYIILSAKVSGVQDLIDVYRMLASKCDYPLHLGLTEAGMGAKGIVGSAAGLAVLLQEGIGDTIRVSLTPAPNGNRAEEVFVGQQILQSLGIRSFTPQVTACPGCGRTTSTFFQKMAEQIQSYLRTSMPVWKDKYPGIEELKVAVMGCVVNGPGESKHANIGISLPGTFEEPKAPVFVDGRLMTTLKGDHIVAEFFDILNEYVETRYGSVKNAEVARV